The nucleotide window TTCGTCGCGGAGTACGCCTTCGGTCAGGGAGCGCAGGAGATCGCAGGTCGTCGATCGGCGCATATTGTGGAAAGCGGCGAGGGCGAGACCTTCAACGACCATATTCATGCCGATGGCGATCTTGACCCAATGGTCGGCGACCAGCGTCTTGTCGATCGTTTCCTTCAGCCAGGGAGCGATCGGATAGACAATGGCGAGTTTCCGAATGTATTTTTCGTAGACCTCGACGTGTCGGGCTTCGTCCATGGTCTGTGTCGCGGCGAAGAGCTTGCCTTCGTAATGGGGTACCGCATGGGTCAGGGTCGCAGCGGTCATCAAGGCGCCTTGCTCCCCGTGCAGAAATTGCGACAGGAGCTGGGCTGTCGAATGAGCCGTAAACTTTTCCTGTTGCGATTTGGAGAGCCTTTGAAAAAGAGGCAGGTCCTTGAGAGGCAATTGGCTCTCGGCCATCAGGGGTTTGCTTGGGTCGATCTCGACGCTCCAGTCGAGCGCCTCTTCGCCGTCCCATTGGTTCTGCTTGGCCTTGCTGTAGAGGCTCTGCAGACTTTCGAGTTCAATATCGTAGTTGAACTGCCAGGCCACGGACATGGACGCGTCGAACGTGTCTGCCGTAGTTTGGGGCTCGGTCGGGAGGTCCCTCATCGCTGTGGATTCCATGCTCTACTTCTAGCGGAGGCCCGCCCCGAAACTCCAGCCAAACGGGGTGTTTGGCGCTATCTGCGGGCTGAATGGCCCGAAAATCCGTTCAGTCAGCGAAAAGTTTGGTGTACGCGCCGTATCCTTCAGCCTCGAGGGACTCCGCGGGCACGAACCGGAGGGCCGCCGAGTTCATGCAGTAGCGTTTCCCGGTGCTCGCCGGGCCGTCGTTGAAGACATGGCCGAGGTGTGAATCGGCCGTTTTGGATCGGACTTCCGTGCGGGGGAGGATCATCTTGAAATCCGTGCGCTCGACGACGTTTTCCGGAACCAGAGGGCGGTCGAAAGAGGGCCAACCGGTCCCGGATTTATATTTATGGGTCGAGCTGAACAGCGGCTCTCCGGAAACGATATCGACGTAAATGCCCGGGTTTTTATTGTCCCAATAGGCGTTCTTGAAGGGGGGCTCCGTGCCATCTTCCTGCGTGACGCGGTATTGCATCGGCGTGAGTGTTTGCCGCAGTTCTTTTGCGTCTTTCTGGCTCTGAACCTCAGAGCTTGCGCCGAAGAAAAATGTCGTTCCCAGCAGTGCTGTGGGAATGCCGAGTCGTCGAATCCAAGTTGCCATTGCCATGATTTTCTCCTTCCTCATCCTAACGTGTTGGACGCAGGAGGAAAGGATCTGTTCACGCCCGGGCGGGCTGGGTTTTCGTTTGTTTTCAGGCCAGGCGCAGTAAACGATCGGCTGCTCGCGTATGCTCTGCGATCGGGATCTCGTAAGGACAGGCGCCCGCACAGGGTGCCGGGCAGCTGAGGCAGGCATCTGCCTTTGGCTCGAGCTGGGCATAAAGCCGCATGGCTTCCTTCTGTGCCCCGAAGCTCTCATAGTAGTTTTTATGACGGAGGACGTCGGCGATGGCGAGGTTCTCCGGGCAGCTGTCGAGGCAGATGCCGCAATGGGGGCGGCAGTGTGTCGCCTGCGTCAACTCGGCGTAGCGGTCGAGCAGGGCGAAGTCCTCGCGGGTGGGCACCTGTCCGGATGCGAAGAAAAACTCGTCGAGTTGGGCGCGCTCCCATAGCGAGATCACCAGACATGAGACGCTCGGGTTGGCGAGGACCCATTTGAAGGAGGCTTGAGTGAAGCTGTCGGCCTCGTCGCGCGACCAATCGAGTCCCTGGTGCAGTCCCCCGCGGAGGGTCTTCATCGCGACTACGCCGATATCATTGGCGGCGGCCTCATCGATGATCGCCTGCAGGCTCGGCCAGGCGCCGTGATGATAGGCCAGCATCAGAACGTCGAAACGGTCGCTTTCGATAGCGGCGCGCGCGACCGGCTCGAGATCGGGCGTATGGGTCGAGACCCCGAGGAATTTTGCCTTTCCCTGATCGCGCAGGCGATCGAAGGCCTCGTGAACGTTCTCGTCCATAAGCCGCTCGACCGTATTGCACGAGTGGATATGCACCAGGTCAACGTAGTCGGTCTGCAGTCGTTGGAGGCTGCCTTCCACCGCCGCCATATAGTCCCGGACGGAGGTGCCGGGCCCGAGGTGACCGCTGGTGGTGCAGAATTTGGTCGCGAGAAAAATTTGCTCGCGATATCCTTTCATGGCCTCGGCGAGCACGGTCTCGGACCCCGTTTCGGAATAGTCCGGGGCGGTATCGAAGTAGTTCATGCCCCTCTCGATCGCTTCGCGGGCAATCGCGGGCGTCATCCGACCGCCGCTCGAGGAACCAGTACCGATCGAGATATCCGAAACCATGGCTTCGGTTCGTCCGAGGCGGCGATAGGCCGCGATCTGCGTTCCCTCCCAATCCGAGTGGTAGCGATCGGCCTTGTAGGAGGGGCTTGGAAGGAAGATATTTTTGACGGTGGTCGAGTACCATCGGGAATTGGGTGCGATGGCCGCACCCAGGGTAGCGGCCAGACCGCTGGCGGTGCCGAGCGAGCCGAGAAGAACTCGCCGTTGCGGGCTGGCGGTGCTTTCGGTCTGACGATTCCGGAGTTTGCGCGCCCATGCGACCGTGCCGGCCACAGACCCGAGAACGCATACCAGCAGAAGGACCAGCGGCACCTTGCCCAATTGGCTGCTGTCGTACCCCTCGATCAAATAGCCGAGATAGGGTCCAAGGACGGCCCATGACAAGAGCACGGTAGCGACCCAGGCTGCGAAAACGAGTTTTCCCATAGATGATGTCCCCAAGGCAGGCGCCGTGACCGAGACGATAGAGACGGCCGCGACGCCGACCCTTTTAGCGGTTGATCAGGACCCCGCCGTCACACGTGATGACTTCCCCCACCGTGAAGGCACCGGCGCGCGACGAAAGAAAGATCGCGAGTCCCGCGATATCTTCGGCCGTGCCGACTCGTTGGCGTGGGTTGGTTCGCGCTACCGCATCCCAATCCGTATTTTCGACATCGCCGCCGCCACCGACCCCGGTGCTGAGCATCCACGTGGGGAAGGGCCCCGGCGCGATCGCGTTGCAGATGACGTTTCGTTTGACGAGGTGCGCCGAGAGCACGCGCGTCA belongs to Candidatus Binatia bacterium and includes:
- a CDS encoding ferritin-like domain-containing protein; this encodes MESTAMRDLPTEPQTTADTFDASMSVAWQFNYDIELESLQSLYSKAKQNQWDGEEALDWSVEIDPSKPLMAESQLPLKDLPLFQRLSKSQQEKFTAHSTAQLLSQFLHGEQGALMTAATLTHAVPHYEGKLFAATQTMDEARHVEVYEKYIRKLAIVYPIAPWLKETIDKTLVADHWVKIAIGMNMVVEGLALAAFHNMRRSTTCDLLRSLTEGVLRDEARHVAFGNLYTRESIAEMHADDREDIAQFAFEVVKLMADANGGIKGNKIPSPNPGFTQMLAECDIDPMDFFQSVQEAGMSGVNGKLPPGQIHSFKDLMMPALVRVGAITDRSRELFAAEEIPVWDDLHMLEAFENDQII
- a CDS encoding aldo/keto reductase yields the protein MGKLVFAAWVATVLLSWAVLGPYLGYLIEGYDSSQLGKVPLVLLLVCVLGSVAGTVAWARKLRNRQTESTASPQRRVLLGSLGTASGLAATLGAAIAPNSRWYSTTVKNIFLPSPSYKADRYHSDWEGTQIAAYRRLGRTEAMVSDISIGTGSSSGGRMTPAIAREAIERGMNYFDTAPDYSETGSETVLAEAMKGYREQIFLATKFCTTSGHLGPGTSVRDYMAAVEGSLQRLQTDYVDLVHIHSCNTVERLMDENVHEAFDRLRDQGKAKFLGVSTHTPDLEPVARAAIESDRFDVLMLAYHHGAWPSLQAIIDEAAANDIGVVAMKTLRGGLHQGLDWSRDEADSFTQASFKWVLANPSVSCLVISLWERAQLDEFFFASGQVPTREDFALLDRYAELTQATHCRPHCGICLDSCPENLAIADVLRHKNYYESFGAQKEAMRLYAQLEPKADACLSCPAPCAGACPYEIPIAEHTRAADRLLRLA